In one Choloepus didactylus isolate mChoDid1 chromosome 1, mChoDid1.pri, whole genome shotgun sequence genomic region, the following are encoded:
- the LOC119521063 gene encoding 60S ribosomal protein L27a-like, which yields MPSRLRKTGKLWGHVSHGHCPIGKHRKHPGGRGNAGGMHHHRINFEKYRPSYFRKVGMRHYHLKRNQSFCPTVNLDKLWTLVSEQTGVNAAKNKTGVAPIIDVVRWSYYKVLGKGKLPKQPVIVKAKFFSRRAEEKIKGVGGACVFVA from the coding sequence ATGCCTTCCAGATTGAGAAAGACCGGGAAACTCTGGGGCCACGTGAGCCATGGCCACTGCCCTATCGGCAAACACCGGAAGCATCCGGGAGGCCGGGGTAATGCTGGTGGCATGCATCACCACAGGATCAACTTTGAGAAATATCGCCCAAGTTACTTTAGGAAGGTTGGTATGAGACATTATCACTTGAAGAGGAACCAGAGCTTCTGTCCAACTGTCAACCTTGATAAATTGTGGACCTTAGTCAGTGAGCAGACAGGGGTAAATGCTGCTAAAAACAAGACTGGAGTTGCTCCCATCATTGATGTGGTGCGATGGAGCTACTACAAAGTTCTGGGGAAGGGAAAGCTCCCAAAGCAGCCTGTCATTGTGAAGGCCAAATTCTTCAGCAGAAGAGCTGAGGAGAAGATCAAGGGTGTGGGGGGAGCCTGTGTCTTTGTGGCTTGA